The window CGCCTCGACGGTGGAGCGCGCCGGCGGCTCCTTGGCGAAAAACTTGCCATAAGCCGCGTTCATGGCGGCGAAGTCGTTCATGGATTTCAGGAATACGGTCGTCTTGACCACCTGTTCCAGGTTGCTGCCGGCCTCCCACAATACCGCCGAGAGGTTCTTCAGCACGCGCTCCGTCTGCGCCGCGACATCGCCTTCGATCACCTGGCTGGTGACGGGATCGATCGCGATCTGCCCGGAGCAGAAGATCATGTTGCCGGAGCGGACGGCCTGCGAATAGGGGCCGATGGCCTTGGGAGCGTTGGCAGTAGCGATGACTTCGCGCATGGTATCTCCACGGTAATGATGGAGCCGAGATTGTAGCAGTTGCCGTTTGCGCGCCACGACGGCGGCCTGGATTCGCCGCGCCAATTCCGCGGCTGCTATAATCGAATGTTACTGATGACAGCGCTGCGCGCACTATCCGATCGTCATTTCCCGAAAATCCGCTCCACAACCGTGTTGGCCGTTCGCAAGAACGGCAATGTGGTCATGGCGGGAGACGGGCAGGTTACCCTGGGAGAGGGCGTGATCAAGCATTCGGCGCGCAAGATTCGGCGCCTCTACCAGGACAAGATCCTGGCCGGCTTTGCGGGATCCACGGCGGACGCGTTTTCCCTGTTCAGCCGCTTTGAAGCCAAGCTGGACCAGTACCACGGTAACCTGGGACGCGCCGCGGTCGAACTGGCCAAGGATTGGCGCACCGATAAAGCGCTGCGCCACCTGGAGGCCCTGCTGCTGGTCGCCGACAAGACGCAGACCTACCTGATCAGCGGCGCCGGCGACGTCATCGAGCCCGATTCCGGGATTGCTGCCATCGGCAGCGGCGGGCCTTATGCCCAGGCGGCGGCCCAGGCGCTGGCCGCGCACACCAACCTGCCGGTGCGCACCATTGCCGAGGAAGCCATGAAGATCGCCGGGCGCATGTGCATTTACACGAACGAGCAATTCACGTTCGAAGAGCTGTGAACATGGCCGGGTATTCCGGAACACCGCTGGTGAAGAAGCTCGGCATCAAGCCGGGCGCGCGAGTGCAGTTTCTGAATGCGCCTGCAGAGCTTGAAATAGCCGATCTGACGGCAGAAGCAAAACCGGTTCGTTCCGGCGACCTGGATTTCGCGCTGCTCTTCGTGAAGAGCGCCGCCGAGTTGCAGAAGGCCCTGCCGCCGCTGCTGGCGCGAGTAACACAAGGCGGGATGGTATGGATTTCGTGGCCCAAGAAAGCATCCGGAGTGGCCACCGACCTGACCGAGGACGTGGTTCGCAATGCCGGTCTGCGCCTGACCTGGGTGGATGTGAAGGTTTGCGCCATCGATGAAACCTGGTCCGGGCTGAAGTTCTATCGGCGCAAAGCGCAGGCGAGAGCGGCTGCCCGAAAGTAGAAGCTGGAAACTGTCTTTCCTATGGCAATTTATTTACCCCAAACCGCAGAAGAAGAAAGCATCGGACTCGATGAGCTGACGCCGCGCGAGATCGTCGGCGAGCTCGACAAGTACGTTGTCGGCCAGAACGCCGCCAAGCGCGCCGTGGCCATCGCGCTGCGCAACCGCATGCGCCGCCAGAAACTCACGCCGGAACTCGCCGAAGAGGTCATTCCCAAGAACATCATCATGATCGGCCCCACCGGGGTGGGAAAAACCGAGATTGCCCGCCGCCTGGCCAAGCTCGCCAATTCGCCGTTCCTCAAGGTGGAAGCTTCCAAGTTCACCGAGGTCGGCTACGTCGGTCGCGACGTGGAATCCATGATCCGCGACCTGGTCGAAATCGCCATCGACATGGTGCGGGAGGAGAAGCTGGAGGACGTGCAGGACAAGGCCGAGCTCAACGCCGAGGAGCGCCTGCTCGACCTGCTGCTGCCCAGCAGCGTCGGCT is drawn from Terriglobales bacterium and contains these coding sequences:
- a CDS encoding RidA family protein; the protein is MREVIATANAPKAIGPYSQAVRSGNMIFCSGQIAIDPVTSQVIEGDVAAQTERVLKNLSAVLWEAGSNLEQVVKTTVFLKSMNDFAAMNAAYGKFFAKEPPARSTVEAARLPKDVLVEIDVIAML
- a CDS encoding DUF3052 domain-containing protein, translated to MAGYSGTPLVKKLGIKPGARVQFLNAPAELEIADLTAEAKPVRSGDLDFALLFVKSAAELQKALPPLLARVTQGGMVWISWPKKASGVATDLTEDVVRNAGLRLTWVDVKVCAIDETWSGLKFYRRKAQARAAARK
- the hslV gene encoding ATP-dependent protease subunit HslV, with the protein product MTALRALSDRHFPKIRSTTVLAVRKNGNVVMAGDGQVTLGEGVIKHSARKIRRLYQDKILAGFAGSTADAFSLFSRFEAKLDQYHGNLGRAAVELAKDWRTDKALRHLEALLLVADKTQTYLISGAGDVIEPDSGIAAIGSGGPYAQAAAQALAAHTNLPVRTIAEEAMKIAGRMCIYTNEQFTFEEL